From one Novosphingobium sp. genomic stretch:
- a CDS encoding chemotaxis response regulator protein-glutamate methylesterase encodes MTIRVLIIDDSPTMRAVLGARLSGLRDIHVVGVSCNAAEGRAAIKELEPDVVTLDIEMPGMNGLDFLDKIMTLRPMPVIIVSGLTREGSDATARALALGAVDCYCKSDHAGSALEDGGRLAEMVRNAAKVRVRRHDAPVMSQPVRRAAHSQDTQLIAIGSSTGGVEALQVLLRGFPEDCPPTLIVQHVDSRFAAAIARTLDAACPAHVLLAEPDMPLRRGHVYLAPGNDRHMMVAGTSAPYIKLRPGELVSGHRPSVDALFHAVAQQAGSRAVGILLTGMGADGAKGLLAMARAGALTIAQDEATSTVFGMPRAAIALGAAQVVAPLARIAQHALT; translated from the coding sequence ATGACCATCCGCGTGCTGATCATCGATGATTCCCCCACCATGCGCGCCGTGCTGGGCGCCCGCCTGTCGGGCCTGCGCGACATTCATGTGGTGGGCGTCTCCTGCAACGCCGCCGAAGGGCGCGCCGCGATCAAGGAGCTGGAGCCCGATGTGGTGACGCTGGACATCGAGATGCCCGGCATGAACGGTCTCGATTTCCTCGACAAGATCATGACCCTGCGGCCCATGCCCGTCATCATCGTCTCGGGGCTGACGCGCGAGGGATCGGATGCCACGGCGCGCGCTTTGGCGCTGGGCGCGGTGGATTGCTACTGCAAGAGCGACCATGCCGGATCGGCGCTGGAAGACGGCGGCAGGCTGGCCGAGATGGTGCGCAATGCCGCCAAGGTGCGGGTGCGGCGCCATGATGCGCCGGTGATGTCCCAGCCGGTGCGCCGTGCCGCGCACAGCCAGGACACGCAGTTGATCGCCATCGGCTCCTCGACCGGCGGGGTGGAAGCGCTGCAGGTGCTGCTGCGCGGTTTCCCCGAGGATTGCCCGCCCACCCTGATCGTGCAGCATGTCGACAGCCGCTTTGCCGCCGCCATCGCCCGCACGCTCGATGCCGCCTGCCCCGCCCATGTGCTGCTGGCCGAACCCGACATGCCGCTGCGGCGCGGCCATGTCTATCTGGCGCCGGGCAACGATCGCCACATGATGGTGGCGGGCACCAGCGCGCCCTACATCAAGCTGCGCCCCGGCGAGCTGGTCTCAGGCCATCGCCCCTCGGTCGATGCGCTGTTCCATGCGGTGGCGCAGCAGGCCGGATCGCGCGCGGTGGGCATTCTGCTGACCGGCATGGGAGCGGACGGGGCCAAGGGCCTGCTGGCGATGGCGCGCGCAGGGGCCCTCACCATCGCGCAGGATGAGGCGACCTCCACCGTCTTCGGCATGCCGCGCGCGGCCATCGCGCTGGGTGCGGCGCAGGTCGTGGCTCCGCTGGCGCGCATCGCCCAGCATGCGCTGACGTGA
- a CDS encoding chemotaxis protein CheD, with protein sequence MHFGPPVSTVTRISILQGQSQVSTEPLAEFSTLLGSCVATCLFDPVAQVGGMNHFLLAEPPAACLADFDEHYGVYLMELLINDMLAHGAAKARLRAHLYGGANLNAGLERIGLRNGEFARQFLNHEGIVIAREDLGGIHARRVDFRPARGQVRCRIVENTLVSPTTPTPRPQRADGNVELF encoded by the coding sequence ATGCATTTCGGCCCCCCTGTCTCCACCGTCACGCGGATCAGCATTCTGCAGGGCCAGTCGCAGGTCTCGACCGAGCCGCTGGCCGAGTTCTCCACCCTGCTGGGGAGCTGCGTGGCGACCTGCCTGTTCGATCCCGTCGCGCAGGTGGGCGGCATGAACCATTTCCTGCTGGCCGAGCCGCCCGCCGCCTGTCTCGCCGATTTCGACGAGCATTACGGCGTCTATCTGATGGAATTGCTGATCAACGATATGCTGGCCCATGGCGCGGCGAAAGCACGGCTGCGCGCGCATCTCTATGGCGGCGCCAATCTCAACGCCGGGCTGGAGCGGATCGGGCTGCGCAATGGCGAATTCGCGCGGCAGTTCCTGAACCATGAAGGCATCGTGATCGCGCGCGAGGATCTGGGCGGCATTCACGCCCGCCGCGTCGATTTCCGCCCGGCGCGCGGTCAGGTGCGCTGCCGCATCGTCGAGAACACCCTTGTGTCTCCCACCACTCCAACACCGCGTCCGCAGCGTGCGGACGGCAATGTCGAACTGTTTTGA
- a CDS encoding response regulator produces the protein MTTRILTVDDSASMRALLNHALTGQGFDVAQAEDGEVALEWLAMNEVDVVITDINMPRLDGFGLIERLRQGSRHRDRPILVLTTESSEEKKARARQAGATGWIIKPFDPEKLVAAVRRVAH, from the coding sequence ATGACCACCCGAATTCTCACCGTTGACGACAGCGCCAGCATGCGCGCCCTGTTGAACCATGCCCTGACCGGGCAGGGCTTCGACGTGGCGCAGGCCGAGGATGGCGAAGTCGCCCTCGAATGGCTGGCGATGAACGAGGTCGATGTTGTCATCACCGACATCAACATGCCCCGCCTCGACGGCTTCGGCCTGATCGAGCGCCTGCGTCAGGGCAGCCGCCACCGCGACCGGCCCATTCTGGTGCTGACCACCGAAAGCAGCGAGGAAAAGAAGGCCCGCGCCCGTCAGGCCGGGGCCACCGGCTGGATCATCAAGCCTTTCGATCCGGAAAAGCTGGTGGCCGCCGTGCGCCGCGTGGCGCACTGA
- a CDS encoding chemotaxis protein CheW: MQRELITFEVAGQVFGLDIMAIREIRAWTPTTRLPHVPPYVAGVVNLRGTVLPVVDLAARLGWEATVPTPRHAIIVTQLAGKSCGLIVDAVSDIVTIDGDTLQQPPATTTDPIVNFLEGLAAIDERMVMVLNLAALAEDHQAGEAA; this comes from the coding sequence ATGCAGCGCGAACTCATCACCTTCGAAGTGGCCGGGCAGGTCTTCGGCCTCGACATCATGGCAATCCGCGAGATCCGCGCATGGACTCCGACCACCCGCCTGCCCCATGTGCCGCCCTATGTGGCGGGTGTGGTCAATCTGCGCGGCACGGTGCTGCCGGTCGTCGATCTGGCGGCGCGTCTGGGCTGGGAGGCCACCGTGCCGACCCCGCGCCACGCCATCATCGTCACCCAACTGGCGGGCAAATCCTGCGGGCTGATCGTCGATGCCGTCAGCGACATCGTGACCATCGATGGCGACACGCTTCAGCAGCCGCCCGCCACCACCACCGACCCCATCGTCAACTTCCTGGAAGGGCTGGCGGCGATCGATGAGCGGATGGTGATGGTGCTCAATCTGGCGGCGCTGGCCGAAGACCATCAGGCAGGTGAAGCGGCATGA
- a CDS encoding GMC family oxidoreductase N-terminal domain-containing protein, with translation MPQLYFNHLQTHFLRALAEALFDDFPEMAITTDQVVDNLQSIFSMIGGTKAEEISTAVTLADIAMGPLFSLLSIEDRKERIQHRMRDTGFYLFKDMARLRALLYFSYYGYWQDGEDGDPLIEGQLANRDNPVLKQIGFTLPLFRERKPDERPLTRIDGRDINPRHVINREMVGDDIDIIVIGSGSGGSVSARNLARRGYKVLMVEAGPFYPSYTITHEERMMASHLFKHGALQSSKNDEFIVFQGRNVGGSPTINNGICIHLFDDPLTHPDAPNPLDLWDTMGARLDRNRMRASFDAVQDYLQIRPIEPQSSRSNGPHLLRGWGKFVTQTDEAWAQRSKAGWFSKNFGPAGTDKACAYCGYCNTGCGYGRRNGMGQSYLPDACTNHGMRILDRTRVERILWQKTDHGRRRATGVEIIDEDGVKQTINAKKGVVVACGTIASSLLLDRSDVDNTGKGISLNIASPIPCLMPEGMSPAWDEDQMATMVDCGDFLLESHFQPPMSMASLMPGWFGDMDKRMRAYSRICSAGVLFPGDRRGHISGGKLDFQLEEWDRALLRRAAATLTKVHFAAGALEVWPATLKGQTLYPGDDIDAFFEEAIRAPGDVTLSSSHPHGGNPIHCDPDEGVVDTELRVHGTDNVLVTDASVFPSCIRVNAQFSTMAIAQYATGFSDPFATC, from the coding sequence ATGCCACAACTCTACTTCAACCATCTCCAGACCCATTTCCTGCGCGCTCTGGCCGAGGCGCTGTTTGACGATTTTCCCGAGATGGCCATCACCACCGATCAGGTGGTGGATAATTTGCAAAGCATTTTCAGCATGATCGGCGGCACCAAAGCCGAAGAGATCAGCACCGCCGTCACTTTGGCCGACATTGCCATGGGTCCGCTCTTCAGCCTGCTGTCGATCGAAGACCGCAAGGAACGCATTCAGCATCGCATGCGCGACACCGGCTTCTATCTGTTCAAGGACATGGCCCGGCTGCGTGCCCTGCTTTACTTCAGCTATTATGGTTACTGGCAGGACGGCGAAGACGGCGATCCCCTGATCGAGGGGCAATTGGCGAATCGGGACAACCCTGTTCTCAAGCAGATCGGCTTTACCCTGCCGCTGTTCCGTGAGCGTAAACCCGATGAGCGCCCCCTCACCCGCATCGACGGGCGCGACATCAACCCGCGCCATGTCATCAACCGCGAGATGGTGGGTGATGACATCGACATCATCGTCATCGGTTCGGGCTCGGGCGGATCGGTCTCGGCGCGCAATCTGGCGCGGCGCGGCTACAAGGTGTTGATGGTGGAGGCGGGGCCGTTCTACCCCTCCTACACCATCACCCATGAAGAGCGGATGATGGCCTCGCATCTCTTCAAGCATGGTGCGCTGCAATCGTCGAAGAACGATGAGTTCATCGTCTTTCAGGGCCGCAATGTCGGCGGGTCGCCCACGATCAACAACGGCATCTGCATTCATCTTTTCGACGATCCGCTGACCCATCCCGATGCGCCCAACCCGCTCGACCTGTGGGACACGATGGGCGCAAGGCTCGACCGCAACCGGATGCGCGCCAGCTTCGATGCGGTGCAGGACTATCTGCAGATCCGCCCCATCGAGCCGCAATCCTCGCGCAGCAACGGCCCGCATCTGCTGCGCGGCTGGGGCAAATTCGTCACGCAAACCGACGAGGCCTGGGCCCAGCGCTCGAAAGCGGGCTGGTTTTCCAAGAACTTCGGCCCGGCGGGCACCGACAAGGCCTGCGCCTATTGCGGCTATTGCAACACCGGCTGCGGCTATGGGCGGCGCAACGGCATGGGGCAAAGCTATCTGCCCGATGCCTGCACCAACCACGGCATGCGCATCCTCGACCGCACCCGCGTCGAGCGTATCCTGTGGCAAAAGACCGACCATGGCCGCCGCCGCGCCACCGGTGTCGAAATCATCGACGAGGATGGCGTGAAGCAGACCATCAATGCGAAAAAGGGCGTGGTGGTGGCCTGCGGCACCATCGCCTCATCGCTGCTGCTCGATCGTTCGGATGTCGACAACACCGGCAAGGGCATTTCGCTCAACATCGCCTCGCCCATCCCCTGCCTGATGCCCGAGGGCATGAGCCCCGCCTGGGACGAAGACCAGATGGCCACCATGGTCGATTGCGGCGACTTCCTGCTCGAAAGCCATTTCCAGCCGCCGATGTCGATGGCCTCGCTGATGCCGGGCTGGTTCGGCGATATGGACAAGCGGATGCGCGCCTACAGCCGGATCTGCTCAGCAGGCGTGCTGTTCCCCGGCGACCGGCGCGGGCATATCTCGGGCGGCAAGCTGGACTTCCAGCTGGAGGAATGGGACCGCGCCCTGCTGCGCCGCGCCGCCGCCACGCTGACCAAGGTGCATTTCGCGGCAGGCGCGCTGGAGGTGTGGCCCGCCACGCTCAAGGGCCAGACGCTCTATCCGGGCGACGACATCGACGCCTTCTTCGAGGAAGCGATCCGCGCGCCGGGCGATGTCACCCTGTCCTCCTCGCATCCCCATGGCGGCAATCCCATCCATTGCGATCCCGATGAGGGCGTGGTGGACACCGAACTGCGCGTGCATGGCACCGACAATGTGCTGGTCACCGATGCCAGCGTCTTCCCCTCCTGCATCCGGGTGAATGCGCAATTCTCGACCATGGCCATCGCGCAATATGCCACCGGCTTTAGCGATCCTTTCGCAACCTGCTGA
- a CDS encoding ROK family protein, translating into MAGKSAETGSEYGLIEAGGTKFVLGIADAARTIRARHQIPTTTPEETLGTAVAWFREQGLNPAAIGIASFGPLDLDPASPTWGHIPRTPKPHWTGADLVTPFAQAFACPVAIDTDVNGAALSEYRWGAGVDDKSLLYLTIGTGIGGGFVNGKHAGGHLLHGLSHPEMGHIRVARHPQDHNYPGFCPFHGDCLEGLVAGPAIKARWNASLSDLPAVHPAHGIIAWYIGQAICTFQAMLEPARIVLGGGVMHAPGLIEMVRDSAAEWGAGYFVGDPRAIIVPPGLGDNAGLLGALALVLEEG; encoded by the coding sequence ATGGCTGGCAAAAGCGCAGAAACCGGGAGCGAATATGGGCTGATCGAGGCAGGCGGCACCAAATTCGTGCTGGGCATTGCCGATGCCGCCCGCACCATCCGCGCCCGCCACCAGATCCCCACCACCACGCCCGAGGAAACCCTGGGCACGGCGGTCGCCTGGTTCCGCGAGCAGGGCCTGAACCCCGCCGCCATCGGCATCGCCAGCTTCGGCCCGCTCGACCTCGACCCCGCCTCGCCCACATGGGGGCATATTCCGCGCACGCCCAAACCGCACTGGACCGGCGCCGATCTTGTCACCCCCTTCGCCCAGGCCTTCGCCTGCCCCGTCGCCATCGACACCGACGTCAATGGCGCGGCGCTCTCCGAATATCGCTGGGGCGCCGGAGTGGACGACAAATCGCTGCTCTACCTCACCATCGGGACCGGGATCGGCGGCGGCTTCGTCAATGGCAAGCATGCGGGCGGCCACCTCCTCCACGGCCTATCCCACCCCGAAATGGGCCATATCCGAGTCGCCCGCCACCCGCAGGACCACAATTACCCCGGCTTCTGCCCCTTTCACGGCGATTGTCTCGAAGGGCTGGTCGCCGGGCCCGCGATCAAGGCGCGCTGGAACGCCTCGCTCTCCGACCTGCCCGCGGTCCACCCCGCCCACGGCATCATCGCATGGTACATCGGGCAGGCGATCTGCACCTTCCAGGCGATGCTGGAACCCGCTCGCATCGTGCTGGGCGGAGGAGTAATGCACGCTCCCGGCCTGATCGAGATGGTGAGGGACAGCGCTGCCGAGTGGGGCGCGGGCTATTTCGTGGGCGATCCACGCGCGATCATCGTGCCGCCGGGGTTGGGGGATAATGCTGGGCTTTTGGGGGCTTTGGCGCTGGTTCTGGAAGAAGGGTAA
- a CDS encoding LacI family DNA-binding transcriptional regulator yields MNRIKNIKELAELAGVSTGTVSRALAGSALISQKTRDRIQGLADEHGFRPNVLARNLRIQRTGAIGVLIPLGHETGQHISDPFFITMLGLLADALTERGYDLLLSRVIPTDDRWLDRITGSGRVDGVIVIGQSDQSAALDAVAQHYRPLVVWGGHTPGQLHCSVGSDNRKGGDLAASHLIERGCQRIAFFGDPAAPEIAYRLQGARDAMERAGLGDQLTVLPAHLVAEAAHPDIARFLGEEGQRPQGIVAASDVIAMSALRVLAEQGLSVPGDVRVVGYDGLPLGEQTSPRLTTVAQDLTSGAEQMVDMLLRRIAGEETKSVVMEPKLVVRLSS; encoded by the coding sequence ATGAACCGGATCAAAAACATCAAGGAGCTGGCCGAACTGGCCGGCGTATCGACAGGAACGGTTTCACGCGCGCTGGCCGGTTCGGCGCTGATCAGCCAGAAAACCCGCGACCGTATTCAGGGTCTGGCCGACGAGCATGGCTTTCGCCCCAATGTTCTGGCGCGCAATCTGCGCATCCAGCGCACCGGGGCGATCGGTGTGCTGATTCCGCTGGGGCATGAAACCGGGCAGCATATCTCCGACCCGTTCTTCATCACCATGCTGGGGCTCCTCGCCGATGCCCTGACCGAGCGCGGCTATGACCTGCTGCTGAGCCGTGTGATCCCCACCGACGACCGCTGGCTGGACCGCATCACCGGATCGGGCCGCGTCGATGGCGTGATCGTGATCGGCCAGTCCGACCAGTCCGCCGCGCTCGATGCCGTGGCGCAGCATTACCGCCCGCTGGTGGTGTGGGGCGGCCATACGCCCGGCCAGTTGCACTGCTCTGTCGGCTCGGACAACCGCAAGGGCGGCGATCTGGCCGCCAGCCACCTGATCGAGCGCGGCTGTCAGCGCATCGCCTTCTTCGGTGACCCCGCCGCGCCGGAGATCGCCTATCGCCTGCAAGGCGCGCGCGACGCCATGGAGCGCGCCGGTCTGGGCGACCAGCTCACCGTGCTGCCCGCCCATCTGGTGGCCGAGGCGGCGCACCCTGATATCGCGCGCTTCCTGGGGGAGGAGGGGCAGCGGCCGCAAGGCATCGTCGCAGCTTCCGATGTTATCGCCATGAGCGCCCTGCGCGTCCTTGCCGAGCAGGGGCTCTCCGTGCCCGGCGACGTGCGGGTGGTGGGCTATGACGGCCTGCCTTTGGGCGAGCAGACCTCTCCGCGCCTGACCACTGTGGCGCAGGATCTAACCTCGGGCGCGGAGCAGATGGTGGATATGCTGCTGCGTCGCATCGCCGGTGAGGAAACCAAAAGCGTGGTGATGGAGCCGAAGCTGGTGGTGCGGCTTTCGAGTTAA
- a CDS encoding MBL fold metallo-hydrolase has product MTRNRYYSGPVTDHFDGECFTSPIPTPDKSLREVLRWSWTAQRERWPDSVAITPAVPNPREQETRITVVGHATLLIQSGGVNMLTDPLFSERASPFSFAGPRRVSPPGVRFEDLPKIDIVLLSHNHYDHLDVATLKKLVARDDPRIITPLGNDTIVRKACPRARTEAGDWWSEHWLGKDMATAIVPAQHWSARGLRDRRHALWCGFMLRLRDGLVYFAGDTAYGDGGIFRDLRARFGEPDLALLPIGAYRPRWFMGPQHTDPDETVQIMQDLGARRALGIHWGVFPLSDEGRDTPREDLARALNARAIPQERFPAAEPGSAWDLLLAGDGGTRSA; this is encoded by the coding sequence TTGACCCGCAACCGCTATTACTCCGGCCCCGTCACCGACCACTTCGATGGCGAGTGTTTCACCAGCCCGATCCCCACGCCCGACAAGAGCTTGCGCGAGGTGCTGCGCTGGAGCTGGACCGCCCAGCGCGAACGCTGGCCCGACAGCGTGGCGATCACCCCGGCGGTGCCCAATCCGCGCGAGCAGGAGACCCGCATCACCGTGGTCGGCCATGCCACGCTGCTGATCCAGAGCGGCGGAGTAAACATGCTGACCGATCCGCTGTTCTCGGAGCGGGCCAGCCCTTTCAGCTTTGCCGGGCCGCGCCGCGTCAGCCCGCCGGGGGTGCGTTTCGAGGATCTGCCCAAGATCGACATCGTGCTGCTCAGCCATAACCATTACGACCATCTCGATGTGGCGACGCTGAAAAAGCTGGTGGCGCGCGACGATCCGCGCATCATCACCCCGCTGGGCAATGACACGATTGTGCGCAAGGCTTGTCCCCGCGCCCGCACCGAGGCGGGCGACTGGTGGAGCGAGCATTGGTTGGGCAAGGATATGGCCACCGCCATCGTGCCCGCCCAGCATTGGTCGGCGCGGGGTTTGCGTGACCGGCGCCATGCGCTGTGGTGCGGCTTTATGCTGCGGCTGCGTGACGGGCTGGTCTATTTCGCGGGTGACACGGCTTATGGCGACGGCGGCATCTTCCGCGATTTGCGCGCGCGCTTTGGCGAGCCCGATCTGGCGCTGCTGCCGATCGGCGCCTATCGCCCGCGCTGGTTTATGGGGCCGCAGCACACCGATCCCGATGAGACGGTGCAGATCATGCAGGATCTGGGCGCGCGCCGGGCTCTGGGTATCCATTGGGGTGTCTTCCCGCTGAGCGACGAGGGCCGAGACACGCCGCGCGAGGATCTGGCCCGTGCCCTGAATGCACGCGCCATCCCGCAAGAGCGCTTCCCGGCAGCGGAGCCAGGCTCGGCGTGGGATTTGTTGCTTGCGGGTGACGGTGGAACTCGTTCCGCATGA